The following is a genomic window from Spirosoma foliorum.
AATAATGGATAACGAGTAACAGTCTACTCAATAACAGCCATCCTATTATCCATTGTGCATTATCCATTATTCATTGTCCATTCTCCATTAAAATCTTTATGAAACGTACATATAGATCAGTTTTTGCTCTTTTGGTTGGTCTCCAGTTCTTCTCCTGTTCGTCTATTGTCGAGAATCTGAACGTTGACCCCAACAACCCGACTGCCTCAACGGGTAGCCTGCTGCTTACCGGTACCGAGATTGCCAACATGGCCACGCAAGAAGGTATGGCCAGTCGTCTGACAACCATCTGGGACGGCTATGCGTCCGGTGCTGACCGCCAATGGCTGGATTATTACAATTACAACGTGACCGCCGGGGTCTATGATGCCGACTGGAACCTGGTTTACCAGGCAACGAACGCCAATGCGCTGCTTACGATTGAGAAAGCAAACGCCCTCGGAAACCGTAAAATGGCCGCCATTGCTAAAATTCTACGGGCCAATGCTTTAGCTACGGGAACACAACTCTGGGGTGATATTCCATTCGATCAGGCAGGTGATATTATTAAATACCCCAGTCCGGCGTTTGAGCCTCAGGCAACGGTGTATACAAAACTTTTGGCCCTGCTGGACGACGCCATTGCCGACCTAAAATCAGGTGTTGGTACTGTTACATCGGAAGATATTCACTTTGGTGGCGATGCCACGAAATGGACGCAGGTTGCTTATACCCTGAAAGCCCGGTTACAAACCGACCTGAAACAGTACGATGCTGCCTATACAACGGCTCAGACGGGTGTTAGTGCGTATGCCAATTCACTTTATGCGCCACATGGCAATACTGCCAACGTGAACCAGAATGCGTATTTCTCCTTCCTGGCTAGTTCGCGAACGGGCGACATAAACGCAGTCGGTGCGTATAACACGACGATCCTAAATCCAACAAGCGCTAAATACAGAGGAAACGCGAAAACGATCGAGACGGCCCGGTTCAAGTTTTATTATCTGGAAGTTGGTGTCAACAGCCCCGGTAAAATTGAGCCAAACACAACGGGTACAACTGGTTTCTTCGCACAAAC
Proteins encoded in this region:
- a CDS encoding SusD/RagB family nutrient-binding outer membrane lipoprotein, which encodes MKRTYRSVFALLVGLQFFSCSSIVENLNVDPNNPTASTGSLLLTGTEIANMATQEGMASRLTTIWDGYASGADRQWLDYYNYNVTAGVYDADWNLVYQATNANALLTIEKANALGNRKMAAIAKILRANALATGTQLWGDIPFDQAGDIIKYPSPAFEPQATVYTKLLALLDDAIADLKSGVGTVTSEDIHFGGDATKWTQVAYTLKARLQTDLKQYDAAYTTAQTGVSAYANSLYAPHGNTANVNQNAYFSFLASSRTGDINAVGAYNTTILNPTSAKYRGNAKTIETARFKFYYLEVGVNSPGKIEPNTTGTTGFFAQTASFPLVTYQENILTLAESALRSGKGFATALGYLNMYRAWMNTGGNINAAYLTAGAYKYEPYVAADFAAGGIENADGITADNALLREILEERYVSFYGQHIGWDDERRTRAEAYGIKLTPNNGTQLPWRFIYPQNELNSNANAPKPVPATFEAPAVYK